GGCGGCGTGGTCCAGAAAGCGAAGGGCCCTATCCATCTGGACGTCCGTCAATGGCGTCACCGTCTCGTGGTCGAACCGCGCCACCTGCTGGCCGCCGCAGAGCAGCCGGGTCTTCGTCAGGGTCGGACCGGGGCGGGCGAGGAGCTCCGCCTCGATGTTCAATTTCTGCAAATGGGCTCGGACCCGTTCCGCCCCGGAATCGTTCCCTACGGTCCCCGACAGGAGGACCCGGCAGCCAAGCCCTCGAAGGTTCGCTGCGACGTTTCCGGCGCCGCCCAGGTTATCGGTCTCCGCCCCGCAGACGACCACGGGGATGGGAGCCTCGCGCGATACGCGGGAGGTTGCGCCGAACAGGTAACGGTCCAGCACCACGTCCCCCAGGACCGCGACGGCGACCTTGGACATTCTATGGGCGCGAAGGAAATCCAGTAAAGCCTGCGTTGTCTGCGTTCTTTGAAGATTGTTCTGCATGTCGGACCTCGGAGGAGGGCCTCGGTGCGCCCTCGTGATCGATTTTTCCGTTTCGTTCTTTTACCTTTTGCTCGGCCGGCACGCGTTCCGTGTCGGTTGCTGGAAGACAGGGCCGGCGCGTCCGTATTGTATCAAAAATCGCTCTGATGGAATTCACATGGAATTCACGAGGAGGCCAGGTCGCGGAAGAGCTCCAGCCAGGCCTCCGCCGCCCGCTCCTCGGAGAAAAATGCCGCGCGCCCGCGCAGGTCCTCGGACGGCAGAGGATGCGACAGGGCCTCCCTGAGGGCGTAGGCCACGTCCTCAGGGTCCCCGACCCGCGCCAGCCGGCCGTACCGTCCGCCGTCCAGGATCTCGGACGGACCGCTCGGGCAATCGGTCGAGACGACGTTGCAGCCGCAGGCCAAAGCCTCCGCCACGACGTTGCCGAACCCCTCGAAGCGCGAGGTCAGGGCGAACACCGCGGCACGGGACATCCAGGCGTAGGGATTGGGCGCGTAGCCGGGCAGCAGGGTGCGGCCGGTCAGGTTTTTCTCCTCGATCAGCCTTTCCAGCATCCTGCGTTGTTTTCCCTCCCCCAGAACGATCAGCCTCACGTCCGGAAGGTCCCGGGCCAGGAGGGCGAAGGCGTGCACGAGCGTTGCGAAGTCCTTCTGGTCCCCGAGGCGCCCCGCGCCGAGGACGACGGGAGGCTCTCCGGGAGCCAGCCAGGGGTGCGGAACGGGAGCCCGGGCCTCCTCCAGCAGCTCGTCCGTCACCACG
The sequence above is a segment of the uncultured Fretibacterium sp. genome. Coding sequences within it:
- a CDS encoding glycosyltransferase, encoding MILHSREVSLECPTEKPLRVAFLLRDAGEGGAERSSLRLANGLARRNVEVTLLLLRVRGPLLDSIDPAIRTVDLHSSFLRLLQELRARPTDFLLPVYTSMRALLAKRMLGGPFRVVLSQRNMFTMDRGPLQTRLRFLRCRLLYPAASACVCISNGVAGEMRGLHLLSPDRIRVIYNPVVTDELLEEARAPVPHPWLAPGEPPVVLGAGRLGDQKDFATLVHAFALLARDLPDVRLIVLGEGKQRRMLERLIEEKNLTGRTLLPGYAPNPYAWMSRAAVFALTSRFEGFGNVVAEALACGCNVVSTDCPSGPSEILDGGRYGRLARVGDPEDVAYALREALSHPLPSEDLRGRAAFFSEERAAEAWLELFRDLASS